AGGTCTGAGCCTCCTGCGGACCAGCCTTCGGGAATCCGCGCACCAGGGACGTTTATCCCGGGCGACCTCGGGCAGTACCCCCTGCGTCTCACACGTCTCGACCGATTCCAGGGACCTCGTCCAGCACGGGTCGGTCCCTCCCGAAGGAGCTCCTCCATGCGCAGGCTCGTCTCCGCTGGCGTCATCGCGATCACCTCGCTCGCGCTCGCCACGCCCGCTCTGACGTCCACCGCCGCCGCGACCCCCGGCACCGCCGACACCGCCGTCGTGGCGGCGAAGGTCAAGGCCGGCAAGTTCAAGATCAAGAAGTCGGCCGACGGTGTGCAGCCCGGCATCAGCAAGCTGGTGCTCACCTCGAAGGGGCTCGCGGGCAAGGGCAAGGTCAAGTACACGATCACCGGCGACAACGGCGCGGTCCTCAAGGGCAAGGCCAAGGTCAAGAAGGGCAAGGCCAAGTACCTCGTCCCGGCGCTCGGCACCGGCCACTACAAGGTCAAGGCCAAGTTCAACGGCCGCAAGGGCAAGACCAAGTTCGAGGTCTACGACTCGGCGATGACGCTCAACACCACGGCGGTGGCCTGCTACCGCAGCGACTTCCGCTCGCCGTACACCAAGAAGAGCACCCAGCTGTCCGGCAGCGTCAGGTACAAGGGTGCCCCTGCGACGTCGGGCTACGTCGACGTCTACCAGAACGGCAACGCCGCCGGCGGCTCGTCGTCGCCCTACCTGCTGCGCTTCGCGAGCGTCAACCCGGCCAACGGCACCTTCACCTTCACCACCGGGTTCTGCTCCTCGATCATCAACGGCGGCACCGGCAGCGCCCTCAAGGCGGGCCTGCCCAACGGCCAGTACCAGTTCCAGGCGTACTACACCAAGGACGCCGGCTACGACGACTACTTCTCGTCGAACTACATCACGGTGACCGTTCAGGACTGAGCGCCCACCACGCAGCGACGGCCCGGTCCCCTCGGGGGCCGGGCCGTCGGCGTTCGCCGGCGCTAGTTGTGATGTCCAGGGAGGTTGTACCGCCCGGCACCGGTGAGCCTGTCTGACAGACGAAGGCCTCCGGTTGTGAAGTGGAGCTGTCTAGTTCAACGCTTCACTGACCGGAGGCCCTCGTGTCCCACGCTAACGCTGCCCTGACCCCGCGCGCCCGTTTGCGGCTCGCCCAGCTCGTCGTCGACCGCGGCTGGACCTACGCTGCAGCGGCCAAGATGTTCATGGTCGCCCCACGCACCGCGAAGAAGTGGGCCGACCGCTACCGCATCGAAGGCCCGGGCGGGATGGTCGACCGCAGTTCACGACCGAAGACGTGTCCGAACAGGACCAGGCCGGAGGTGGTGCGCCAGATCGTGCGACTGCGATGGCGCCAGCGACTCGGTCCGGTCCAGATCGCCGGCCAGCTCGGCATGCAGGCCTCGACCGTGCACGCCGTGCTCGTCCGCTGCCGGATCAACCGGCTCTCCCACATCGACCGCGTTACCGGGGAGCCGCTGCGACGCTACGAGCATCCGCACCCCGGCTCGCTGATCCACGTCGACGTCACCAAGTTCGGCAACATCCCCGACGGCGGCGGGCACAAGTTCCTCAGCCGCCAACAGAGTCGAGCCAACGGCATCGCGACAGCACTCCGCACAGGCGAACGCGGGAAGCACTATCGACCATTGATCGGGACCGCGTTCGTGCACACCGTCATCGACGACCACTCACGCATCGCCTACGCCGAGATCTGTACCGACGAGAAGGCCGCCACCGCGATCGGCGTCCTACAGCGTGCGGTGGCCTGGTTCGCCGATCACGGCGTCACCATCGAACGAGTCCTATCAGACAACGGCTCGGCCTACCGGTCCTACGCCTGGCGCGACGCGTGCGCTGAGCTCGCCATCAGCCACAAGCGGACCCGGCCCTACCGGCCCCAGACCAACGGGAAGATCGAGCGCTTCCACCGAACCCTCGCCGACGGATGGGCCTACGCCCGGCTCTATGAGTCAACCGAGCAACGCAACGCCGCGCTGCCCGCCTGGCTCCACTTCTACAATCACCACCGCGCCCACTCCGCCATTGGAGGCCGCCCACCGGTCACCCGGCTGACCAACCTCCCCGGACATCACAGCTAGTCGTCCTCGCCCGGGCGGCCCTCGAGGGCGGCGACCGTGTCCGGGTGGACGACGGCGGCCACGGCCACCAGGGCGAACGCGGCCAGCCCGAGCGCGGCCAGCACGTGCTCGCGCAGGTTCCAGGCGAGGCCGAGCACGATCAACTGGGTGATCAGCACCGGTCCGCGCGCCCAGCCGTGGCGACGCCACAGCGCCAGGGCGGCGCCGACCAGCACCACGCCGTACGCGGCGAAGAAGAGCGCGGTCGACAGGCCGAACCCGAGCCGCTCGGAGGACACGCTGGCCATCTCCAGGACCGCGAGGATGAGCAGTACCAGCGCCTGGACGGCGGCCAGCGAGGCGGCCACGGTCAGCTGCGGAGGTCGGTCGGACGGGTGGTCGAGGGGCCCTTCGGTCACCGCCGCAGCCTAGGCGGTGGGTGTCCACGATCCGGTTGTGACCCAACGAACCACCGGAATTGCTTGATTCGTGACGCAATCCTTGGAAACCTTGCCGGAGCGATCGTGAAGCCGTTCACTTTTGCGGCTTCACGTGTGCCCGGTCGAGGGCACCCCCGGTAGTGAAAGAAGAGGGCTTTCCCACCCATGGATTGGCGACACCGTTCCGCATGCCTCGACGAGGATCCGGAGCTGTTCTTCCCGATCGGCAACACCGGCCCGGCGATCCTCCAGATCGAGGAGGCCAAGGCTGTGTGCCGTCGCTGCGACGTGCGCGAGCAGTGTCTCGCGTGGGCGCTCGAGGCGGGACAGGACCACGGTGTCTGGGGAGGCCTGAGCGAGGACGAGCGCCGCGCGCTCAAGCGCCGCAACGCCCGCGCCCGGGTCCGCACCCCCGTCTGAGCACGTCTCGACACGTCCTCGGTCGGCGCCTCGCGCTGCTCGGCGACCTCGCCGTCACTCGACGGGGATGGTGAAGCCTGCCCGGGTGCCACCGCCGGGCGCCTGACCGAGCGTCAGGTGCCCGCCGAGCTCCGACTCGACGAGCGTGCGCACGATCGACAGGCCGAGGCTGGTCGCCGTGTCCAGGTCGAAGTCCTCCGGGAGCCCGCGGCCGTCGTCCTCGACGGCGACCTCGAGGACGGAGCCGTGCCGGGCGGCGTGGATCGCGATCTGGCCGGAGCCGCCGGCGTCGTACCCGTGCTCGGCGGCGTTCTGCATCAGCTCCATGACGACCATGGCCAGGGGCGTGGCGACCTCGGAGGCGAGCACGCCGAAGCTGCCCTCGCGGCGTACGCCGACCTGGGCGGTCGTGGAGCCGACGTCGACGACGAGGCGGGCGAGCCGGTCGGCGATGTCGTCGAACTCGACGGTCTCCTCGACGGCCTGGCTCAGGGTCTCGTGGACGATCGCGATCGAGCCGACCCGTCGGACGGCCTCCTCGAGCGCCGACGCGGCCTCCGGCGAGCCGATCCGGCGGGCCTGGAGGCGCAGCAGCGCGGCGACGGTCTGCAGGTTGTTCTTCACCCGGTGGTGGATCTCGCGGATCGTGGCGTCCTTGGTGACCAGCTCGCGGTCACGGCGGCGCAGGTCGGTGACGTCGCGCAGCAGGATGATCGCGCCGATGTGCTCGCCCTTGGGCCGCAACGGGATCGATCGCACGATCAGGGCGGCGCCGTCTCCGGGACCGCCGGACGCGCCGAGCTCGGTGTCGCGGTGCGCGCGGCCGCCGAGGACGGCGCTGAGCGTCTCCTCGTCGGGCCGCTTCTTCGGCGGCACCAGCTCACGGGTCAGGTCGGGCAGCCGGTGCCCGGTGAGGTCGCCGGTCAGGCCGAGCTTGCGGTACGTCGACAGCGCGTTCGGGCTCGCGTAGATCACCCGGCCCGCCGCGTCGACGCGCAGGAAGCCGTCGCCCACCCGCGGCGAGTCGGCGTGGTCGCTGCGCTGCGCGGTCGAGGGGAACAGGCCGGCGGCGATCATCTGGGACAGGTCCGTGGCGGCCTGGAGGTAGTTGATCTCCAGCAGGCTGGGGGTCCGCACCCCCAGCAGGTTGGTGTTGCGGCTGATCACCGCGATCACGTTGCCGG
This genomic interval from Nocardioides kongjuensis contains the following:
- a CDS encoding WhiB family transcriptional regulator — translated: MDWRHRSACLDEDPELFFPIGNTGPAILQIEEAKAVCRRCDVREQCLAWALEAGQDHGVWGGLSEDERRALKRRNARARVRTPV
- a CDS encoding histidine kinase N-terminal domain-containing protein, which translates into the protein MPSLSAIARRHTDLDDADIAWLQLIQADWQVIADLSFADLVLWLPDRGGAGFWAGDQMRPTTGPTAYVDDVVGTFAPTGRRQLVDAAYELGRIAREGDPEWRDDVPVRVEAIPVRRAGNVIAVISRNTNLLGVRTPSLLEINYLQAATDLSQMIAAGLFPSTAQRSDHADSPRVGDGFLRVDAAGRVIYASPNALSTYRKLGLTGDLTGHRLPDLTRELVPPKKRPDEETLSAVLGGRAHRDTELGASGGPGDGAALIVRSIPLRPKGEHIGAIILLRDVTDLRRRDRELVTKDATIREIHHRVKNNLQTVAALLRLQARRIGSPEAASALEEAVRRVGSIAIVHETLSQAVEETVEFDDIADRLARLVVDVGSTTAQVGVRREGSFGVLASEVATPLAMVVMELMQNAAEHGYDAGGSGQIAIHAARHGSVLEVAVEDDGRGLPEDFDLDTATSLGLSIVRTLVESELGGHLTLGQAPGGGTRAGFTIPVE
- a CDS encoding IS481 family transposase, with the translated sequence MSHANAALTPRARLRLAQLVVDRGWTYAAAAKMFMVAPRTAKKWADRYRIEGPGGMVDRSSRPKTCPNRTRPEVVRQIVRLRWRQRLGPVQIAGQLGMQASTVHAVLVRCRINRLSHIDRVTGEPLRRYEHPHPGSLIHVDVTKFGNIPDGGGHKFLSRQQSRANGIATALRTGERGKHYRPLIGTAFVHTVIDDHSRIAYAEICTDEKAATAIGVLQRAVAWFADHGVTIERVLSDNGSAYRSYAWRDACAELAISHKRTRPYRPQTNGKIERFHRTLADGWAYARLYESTEQRNAALPAWLHFYNHHRAHSAIGGRPPVTRLTNLPGHHS